The following proteins are encoded in a genomic region of Necator americanus strain Aroian chromosome II, whole genome shotgun sequence:
- a CDS encoding hypothetical protein (NECATOR_CHRII.G5932.T1) has translation MSLPSPSWSNPLMSSTEQFVPLPRRMRFIDSSEDEADNDSRCGLVIGMEKQYPTAKFSNRRRARLAPSLAPIREPLRESFCDYTPPNRAASMDSVAPATAALEAPKPLSKRLSSASLMMMSENEFKVMAAGKLIEAMENLKKAESMPFRGSTESLPPSSPRRLSNGKSSFDILSYILGRRTSERSLNNLVSPPILISSTCAAVSLQELPSLNGERKRDNMQTRDIMKEMLQRPGPYPQIVLPPTGFWMDGVSQNNIYLDQEIMGVNTNSCVRFKLETDETSHCYRRHFYGREHHDFIAMDPAVGPLVLSVRTEVISSQDHFRIMLRTKKGTTHKIISATTLADRPSASRMARLLCEEITTEQFTPVAFPGGSELIVQYDEHVLTNTYKFGVIYQRGGQISEEELFGNARGGPSFQEFLSVLGDTVELQGFSGYRGGLDTVHGQTGLQAVYTEFRGREAMFHVSTMLPYTLGDHQQLQRKRHIGNDIVAIIFQEQNTPFAPDMIASNFLHAYIVVQPIDALTDKVRYRVSVAARDDVPFFGPTLPAPSIFKKGQDFRNFLLTKLINAENAAYKSAKFAKLAERTRSSLLDSLFMNLKGRAEFYGSPLLETTESTGGLFSSVKKALIGRSRSVSQETTTPARAVSMSTPSRTFTVPKRTANSERDKSSSSSGTSSLRRDSPIRDDRSDSQADDDTLPATVSPSRGVQRRIINRHLSAKHSYHSQPRMEWELSSVDNDSPENEIDSDTGMESMSSTDQPSTRLSCTFCADDCHSVDAKKLESLMMDIDRLSGEKSDLLRQNVSCKTDIKKLKERQSCLSDELERANEEIARLRRMIKRPSQEAAATVHQSTHERSYSDVSV, from the exons ATGTCGCTACCGTCCCCATCATGGAGTAATCCTCTGATGTCGTCTACAGAACAGTTTGTTCCTCTCCCACGTCGGATGAGGTTCATCGACAGCAGTGAGGATGAGGCAGACAACGACTCTCGATGCGGACTCGTAATCGGAATGGAGAAACAGTACCCCACAGCTAAATTTAGCAATAGACGTCGCGCCCGACTGGCGCCATCGCTGGCGCCAATTCGGGAGCCGCTTCGAGAGTCATTCTGCGATTACACACCTCCCAACAGGGCGGCATCGATGGATTCAGTTGCGCCGGCAACAGCTGCTTTGGAGGCTCCGAAGCCACTTTCCAAAAGGctgtcatcagcatcgctAATGATGATGTCAGAAAATGAGTTTAAAGTTATGGCTGCCGGCAAGCTCATTGAGGCaatggaaaatctgaaaaaagcaGAGTCGATGCCATTCAGAGGCTCCACCGAGTCCCTGCCGCCTTCATCTCCACGTAGGTTGTCCAACGGGAAATCGTCATTCGACATTCTCAGTTATATACTGGGCAGAAGAACTTCGGAGAGATCCCTGAACAATCTGGTTTCTCCGcctattttgatttcttccacCTGTGCAGCTGTATCTCTTCAGGAACTTCCG agTCTTAATGGTGAACGAAAAAGGGACAATATGCAGACGAGAGATATCATGAAGGAG ATGTTGCAAAGGCCAGGTCCTTATCCACAAATTGTTCTTCCGCCAACTGGATTCTGGATGGACGGAGTTAGTCAGAACAATATCTACCTCGATCAGGAA ATAATGGGAGTGAACACCAACAGTTGCGTGAGGTTCAAACTCGAGACAGATGAAACCAGTCACTGCTATCGACGACACTTCTACGGAAGA GAACATCATGACTTTATCGCAATGGACCCCGCTGTCGGACCACTAGTCCTTTCTGTTAGAACCGAAGTGATCTCCTCACAAGACCATTTTAGAATTATGCTTcgcacaaaaaaaggaactaccCACAAAATAATTTCAGCAACTA CACTCGCAGATCGCCCGTCCGCGTCCCGAATGGCTCGTCTGCTTTGCGAGGAAATTACCACGGAGCAGTTCACGCCCGTTGCCTTTCCGGGCGGCTCGGAGCTGATTGTTCA ATATGATGAACACGTGTTGACCAATACTTACAAGTTTGGGGTGATCTACCAGAGAGGTGGTCAGATTAGCGAGGAAGAACTGTTTGGTAATGCCAGAGGTGGTCCCTCATTCCAAGAATTCCTAAGCGTCCTAGGCGACACGGTGGAATTGCAAGGTTTCTCA GGCTATCGTGGCGGACTTGACACCGTTCACGGCCAGACTGGTCTACAAGCTGTGTATACAGAATTTCGCGGCCGTGAAGCGATGTTCCATGTCTCGACAATGCTACCGTATACGTTGGGAGACCATCAGCAATTGCAACGAAAGCGACACATTGGCAATGACATAGTCGCTATCATTTTCCAAGAGCAAAACACGCCGTTTGCTCCGGATATGATTGCGAGCAACTTCCTACACGCCTATATTGTCGTCCAACCCATCGATGCACTCACCGACAAAGTTCGATATCGG GTATCTGTTGCTGCTAGAGACGACGTACCATTTTTTGGTCCAACGCTCCCAGCTCCatccattttcaaaaaaggacaggatttcagaaatttcttgcTTACGAAGTTGATTAATGCGGAGAATGCTGCATACAAAAGTGCTAAATTCGCTAAACTAGCG GAGAGAACTAGATCGTCATTACTGGATAGCTTATTTATGAATCTAAAAGGTCGCGCAGAGTTCTATGGTTCTCCACTTTTGGAGACTACCGAGTCCACTGGTGGATTATTCAGTTCTGTAAAGAAAGCATTGATAGGCAG GTCAAGATCTGTTTCCCAAGAAACCACAACTCCAGCTCGGGCTGTATCGATGTCAACGCCAAGCCGAACGTTTACCGTACCGAAACGTACGGCGAACTCGGAACGTGACAAAAGTTCAAGCTCGAGCGGAACCAGTTCGCTCAGGCGAGACAGTCCCATCCGAGATGACCGAAG TGACTCACAAGCAGACGACGACACGCTCCCAGCAACAGTATCTCCGAGCCGTGGTGTACAAAGAAGAATCATAAATCGACATTTGAGCGCAAAGCATTCGTACCATTCACAGCCAAG GATGGAGTGGGAGTTGTCATCAGTGGACAACGATTCTCCTGAGAACGAAATTGATTCCGACACCGGAATG gagtCAATGTCATCTACAGACCAACCGTCGACAAGGCTTTCATGCACCTTCTGTGCAGACGACTGTCATTCCGTAGATGCAAAGAAATTGGAGTCACTAATGATG gATATTGATCGACTGAGTGGAGAGAAGTCCGACTTACTCCGACAGAACGTCTCCTGCAAAACCGATATCAAAAAACTCAAGGAGag GCAAAGTTGTCTATCCGATGAACTGGAACGGGCAAATGAAGAGATAGCTAGGCTTCGTCGCATGATTAAGCGACCATCTCAGGAAGCAGCCGCCACCGTTCACCAATCAACCCACGAAAGATCATACAGCGATGTGTCCGTTTGA